Proteins encoded within one genomic window of Amycolatopsis sp. 2-15:
- a CDS encoding AMP-binding protein produces the protein MTKAAFTPATELHAVRELTVGDLLREAAHQAPDAPALVEGLPDPAARRRWTYGELLGEAEDAARALLGRFEPGERVAAWANNIPEWVLLEMATALAGLTLVTVNPALREAELRHVLGQSGASGVFLVGEYRGTPMAAILDHVRPDLPHLRETIRFEDWRAFRASGLPTQALPTVEPGDPAQIQYTSGTTGTPKGAVLHHRGITNNARLSYARTLEMRPGENFVNPMPLFHTAGCVLATLAPIATLGTQVLMPWFDPALQLALLEQERGVVFGGVPTMLLALLGHPDFPKTDLSSVRYALSGGATVPPALVRRIETTLGVPMSIIYAQTEASPGITMTTPADSADDRAETLGRALPACAVKIVDPLTGETAATGETGELCTRGYHVMTGYHAMPEETAAAIDPEGWLHTGDLARMDDRGYLTIEGRVKEMIIRGGENIYPREIEHVLLDHPAVADVAVVGIPDPEWGEQVGAFVLLRPGADAGEEELFAHVRKHLAPHKTPKVWQFVTEFPLTGSGKIRKHVLREQYMATH, from the coding sequence GTGACGAAGGCCGCGTTCACACCCGCCACCGAACTCCACGCCGTCCGCGAACTCACCGTCGGCGACCTGCTCCGCGAAGCCGCCCACCAAGCCCCAGACGCACCCGCCCTCGTCGAAGGCCTGCCCGACCCCGCAGCACGCCGCCGCTGGACCTACGGCGAGCTCCTCGGCGAAGCCGAAGACGCCGCCCGCGCCCTGCTCGGCCGCTTCGAACCCGGCGAACGCGTGGCCGCCTGGGCCAACAACATCCCCGAATGGGTCCTGCTCGAAATGGCCACCGCCCTCGCCGGCCTGACACTCGTCACCGTCAACCCCGCCCTGCGAGAAGCCGAACTCCGCCACGTCCTCGGCCAATCCGGCGCCTCCGGCGTGTTCCTCGTCGGCGAATACCGCGGCACCCCCATGGCCGCCATCCTCGACCACGTCCGCCCCGACCTGCCCCACCTGCGCGAGACCATCCGGTTCGAAGACTGGCGCGCCTTCCGCGCCTCCGGGCTGCCCACCCAGGCCCTGCCCACCGTCGAACCCGGCGACCCCGCCCAGATCCAGTACACCTCCGGCACCACCGGCACCCCCAAAGGCGCCGTGCTGCACCACCGCGGCATCACCAACAACGCCCGGCTCTCCTACGCCCGCACGCTGGAAATGCGACCCGGCGAGAACTTCGTCAACCCCATGCCCCTGTTCCACACCGCCGGCTGCGTGCTCGCCACCCTCGCCCCGATCGCCACCCTCGGCACCCAGGTCCTCATGCCCTGGTTCGACCCCGCGCTGCAGCTCGCCCTCCTCGAACAGGAGAGGGGAGTGGTCTTCGGCGGCGTGCCCACCATGCTGCTCGCCCTGCTCGGCCACCCCGATTTCCCCAAGACCGACCTCAGCTCCGTCCGCTACGCCCTCAGCGGCGGCGCCACCGTGCCACCCGCCCTCGTCCGCCGCATCGAAACCACCCTCGGCGTGCCGATGTCCATCATCTACGCCCAGACCGAAGCCTCGCCCGGCATCACCATGACCACCCCCGCCGACAGCGCCGACGACCGCGCCGAAACCCTCGGCCGCGCCCTGCCCGCCTGCGCCGTGAAGATCGTCGACCCCCTCACCGGCGAAACCGCCGCCACCGGGGAGACCGGCGAGCTCTGCACCCGCGGCTACCACGTGATGACCGGCTACCACGCCATGCCCGAAGAAACCGCCGCCGCCATCGACCCCGAAGGCTGGCTCCACACCGGCGACCTCGCCCGCATGGACGACCGCGGCTACCTCACCATCGAAGGCCGCGTCAAAGAGATGATCATCCGCGGGGGAGAGAACATCTACCCCCGCGAGATCGAACACGTCCTGCTCGACCACCCCGCCGTCGCCGACGTCGCCGTGGTCGGCATCCCCGACCCGGAATGGGGAGAACAAGTCGGCGCCTTCGTGCTCCTGCGCCCCGGCGCCGACGCCGGCGAGGAAGAGCTGTTCGCCCACGTCCGCAAACACCTCGCGCCGCACAAGACACCCAAGGTGTGGCAGTTCGTCACCGAGTTCCCCCTCACCGGCTCCGGCAAGATCCGCAAACACGTGCTCCGCGAGCAGTACATGGCCACCCACTGA
- a CDS encoding acyl-CoA dehydrogenase family protein gives MSATHEVTNQVPPLVYDVAQDPALLEALDRADAGWAAEEVHELGRLAGSEQAQEWGRIVNENEPVLRTHDRYGNRIDEVEYHPYWHELMSVAVSHGVQAAPWRDERAGAHAARAAKLFVWGQVEAGHTCPISMTYAAVPALRANPELAAVYEPLLAATEYDFGLREPSTKRGLIAGMSMTEKQGGSDVRANTTTARPVADGSYRLMGHKWFTSAPMSDLFLTLAQAPGGLSCFLLPRALPDGSRNPIRLQRLKDKLGNRSNASSEIEYEDAVGWLVGEEGRGVRTIIEMVNNTRLDCALGSASGMRLGAVRAVHHATHRHAFGKALVDQPLMANVLADLVVESDAAATVAMRLAAAGDRPDDAQEQAFRRLGLAVTKYWVCKRAPMHAAEALECFGGNGYVEESGMPRLYREAPLMSIWEGSGNVAALDALRAMGRQPESVAAFFTEVEQAAGADARLDDAVGRLKKDLSDLDDVEFRARRVVESMALVLQGSLLVRHGDQAVADAFCASRFAGDWGLAFGTLPAGTDTSAIIDRARV, from the coding sequence ATGTCCGCCACGCATGAGGTCACCAACCAGGTGCCGCCGTTGGTCTACGACGTCGCGCAGGATCCGGCGCTGCTCGAGGCGCTCGACCGCGCGGACGCGGGCTGGGCGGCCGAGGAGGTCCACGAGCTGGGCCGGCTCGCCGGGAGTGAGCAGGCCCAGGAGTGGGGCCGGATCGTCAACGAGAACGAGCCGGTGCTTCGCACGCACGACCGGTACGGGAACCGCATCGACGAGGTCGAGTACCACCCGTACTGGCACGAGCTGATGAGCGTCGCCGTGTCGCACGGGGTGCAGGCCGCGCCGTGGCGCGACGAGCGGGCCGGGGCGCACGCGGCGCGGGCGGCGAAGCTGTTTGTGTGGGGTCAGGTGGAGGCCGGGCACACGTGCCCGATTTCGATGACCTACGCGGCGGTTCCGGCGTTGCGGGCCAATCCGGAGCTGGCGGCGGTGTATGAGCCGCTGCTGGCGGCGACGGAGTACGACTTCGGGCTGCGGGAGCCGAGCACGAAGCGCGGGCTGATCGCGGGCATGTCGATGACGGAGAAGCAGGGCGGCTCCGACGTGCGGGCCAACACCACGACCGCGCGCCCGGTCGCCGACGGTTCCTACCGGCTGATGGGCCACAAGTGGTTCACCTCCGCGCCGATGTCGGACCTGTTCCTCACGCTGGCGCAGGCGCCGGGCGGGCTGTCGTGTTTCCTGCTCCCCCGCGCGCTGCCCGACGGCAGCCGAAACCCGATCCGGCTGCAGCGGCTGAAGGACAAGCTGGGCAACCGGTCGAACGCGTCGTCGGAGATCGAGTACGAGGACGCGGTGGGCTGGCTCGTCGGTGAGGAGGGGCGCGGGGTCCGCACGATCATCGAGATGGTGAACAACACGCGGCTCGACTGCGCGCTCGGCAGTGCGTCGGGGATGCGGCTGGGTGCGGTGCGGGCGGTGCACCACGCGACGCATCGGCACGCGTTCGGCAAGGCGCTGGTGGATCAGCCGTTGATGGCGAACGTGCTGGCCGATCTCGTGGTGGAGTCGGACGCGGCCGCGACGGTGGCGATGCGGCTCGCGGCGGCGGGCGACCGGCCGGACGACGCGCAGGAGCAGGCGTTCCGGCGGCTCGGGCTGGCGGTCACGAAGTACTGGGTGTGCAAGCGGGCGCCGATGCACGCGGCTGAGGCGCTGGAGTGCTTCGGTGGCAACGGGTACGTCGAGGAATCCGGGATGCCGCGGCTCTACCGCGAGGCCCCGCTGATGTCCATCTGGGAGGGTTCGGGGAACGTGGCGGCGCTCGACGCGTTGCGCGCCATGGGCCGTCAGCCGGAGTCGGTGGCGGCGTTCTTCACCGAGGTCGAGCAGGCCGCGGGTGCCGACGCGCGGCTGGACGACGCCGTGGGCCGGCTGAAGAAGGACCTGTCCGATCTGGACGACGTGGAGTTCCGCGCGCGGCGTGTGGTGGAGTCGATGGCGTTGGTGCTGCAGGGTTCCTTGCTGGTGCGCCATGGTGACCAGGCGGTGGCCGACGCGTTCTGCGCGTCGCGGTTCGCCGGTGACTGGGGTCTCGCGTTCGGCACGTTGCCGGCGGGTACGGACACCTCGGCCATCATCGACCGCGCGCGGGTGTAG
- a CDS encoding DUF4865 family protein, whose translation MDFDDRRSPVHAMHYEITLPADYGMQIIHRRVRERGPLLDEFRGLGLKAYGVRERGVDGSVLNQYSPFYLWHDPAGMHVFLWEGGFRGIVDDFGRPPVPHWTVLAFEEGPAFGTTPRAAGKRTETLPREVLPGDVITPALADLSEHSQRDGVHSAALVIDPRGWELVRYTLWAEDAPDEDPVRYRIGHVSMPELAKLRRGRQW comes from the coding sequence GTGGACTTCGACGATCGGAGGTCACCCGTGCACGCCATGCACTACGAGATCACCCTGCCCGCCGACTACGGCATGCAGATCATCCACCGCAGGGTGCGTGAGCGCGGGCCGTTGCTGGACGAGTTCCGCGGGCTGGGGCTCAAGGCGTACGGGGTGCGTGAGCGCGGCGTCGACGGCTCGGTGCTGAACCAGTACTCCCCCTTCTACCTTTGGCACGACCCGGCCGGCATGCACGTCTTCCTGTGGGAAGGCGGGTTCCGCGGGATCGTCGACGACTTCGGCCGGCCGCCCGTGCCGCACTGGACCGTGCTCGCGTTCGAGGAAGGGCCGGCGTTCGGCACGACTCCTCGCGCGGCCGGCAAACGCACGGAAACCCTGCCACGCGAGGTCCTTCCGGGTGATGTGATCACGCCGGCGCTGGCCGACCTGTCGGAGCACTCGCAGCGCGACGGCGTCCATTCCGCCGCACTCGTGATCGACCCGCGTGGCTGGGAGCTGGTGCGCTACACCCTGTGGGCCGAGGACGCACCGGACGAAGACCCCGTGCGGTACCGGATCGGGCACGTGTCGATGCCGGAACTGGCGAAATTGCGCCGTGGCAGGCAGTGGTGA
- a CDS encoding TetR/AcrR family transcriptional regulator, translating into MPYRRTPKVQERLDALRDSIVAAAVEQLAEHGYAGCSVAAVAERAGVAVGTVYRHFPTKAQLVVRVFRQVVTREVEAVREASAGPGEPAERVAAVFETFAARALKAPRLAYALLAEPVDALIDAERLEFRRAFRDVVAEHVAAGVTSGALPAQDSVLTAAALVGAAAEVLIGPLRGGAVSDVVELRTFVVRSLGGSDVRHA; encoded by the coding sequence GTGCCCTACCGCAGGACTCCGAAGGTGCAGGAGCGGCTCGACGCGTTGCGCGACTCGATCGTCGCCGCGGCGGTGGAGCAGCTGGCCGAGCACGGTTACGCGGGCTGTTCCGTGGCGGCCGTCGCGGAGCGGGCCGGGGTTGCCGTCGGCACGGTGTACCGCCACTTCCCCACCAAGGCCCAGCTGGTCGTGCGGGTGTTCCGCCAGGTCGTGACGCGGGAGGTCGAGGCGGTGCGGGAGGCGTCGGCGGGGCCGGGTGAGCCGGCGGAGCGGGTGGCGGCGGTGTTCGAGACGTTCGCGGCGCGCGCGTTGAAGGCGCCGCGGCTGGCGTACGCGCTGTTGGCCGAGCCGGTGGACGCGCTCATCGACGCGGAGCGCCTGGAGTTCCGGCGCGCTTTCCGGGATGTGGTGGCCGAGCACGTGGCCGCCGGGGTGACCTCGGGTGCGTTGCCCGCGCAGGATTCAGTGTTGACCGCGGCGGCGCTAGTGGGTGCCGCGGCGGAGGTGTTGATCGGGCCGCTGCGAGGCGGTGCGGTGAGTGATGTCGTCGAGTTGCGGACGTTTGTCGTCCGGTCTTTGGGAGGTTCCGATGTCCGCCACGCATGA
- a CDS encoding SDR family NAD(P)-dependent oxidoreductase, giving the protein MTRLHGRRILVTGAGSGIGRATTLRLLEEGARVVATDVSAETIAGTAELAGDPRLETFVMDVGDEQSVVKGTAAAVEHLGGLDVLVNAAGILQASHTHETSLEFWNRIVAVNLTGTFLVTREALPALIATGKSVVINFSSTSAAFAHPYMAAYAASKGGIQAFTHSLALEYSKQGVRAVSVAPGSVKSGITDNAGTWMPQDVDWALFGKLLPILPTDLATPVGNPVGRPESVAGVVAMLASDDGEFITGTEIRIDGGTHA; this is encoded by the coding sequence ATGACTCGCTTGCACGGTCGCCGGATCCTCGTGACGGGTGCCGGTTCCGGCATCGGCCGCGCCACGACGTTGCGTCTGCTGGAGGAGGGGGCGCGGGTGGTGGCCACCGACGTGTCCGCGGAGACCATCGCGGGCACCGCCGAGCTGGCCGGCGACCCGCGCCTCGAGACGTTCGTGATGGATGTCGGCGACGAGCAGTCGGTGGTGAAGGGCACCGCGGCCGCGGTCGAGCACCTCGGCGGGCTCGACGTGCTCGTCAACGCCGCCGGGATCCTGCAGGCCTCCCACACGCATGAGACGTCGCTGGAGTTCTGGAACCGGATCGTCGCGGTGAACCTCACCGGTACGTTCCTGGTCACGCGCGAGGCGCTGCCTGCGTTGATCGCCACGGGGAAGAGCGTGGTGATCAACTTCAGTTCCACCTCCGCGGCGTTCGCCCACCCCTACATGGCGGCGTATGCGGCGAGCAAGGGCGGGATCCAGGCGTTCACGCACTCACTGGCGCTGGAGTACAGCAAGCAGGGCGTGCGCGCGGTCAGCGTCGCGCCGGGCAGCGTGAAGAGCGGCATCACCGACAACGCGGGCACCTGGATGCCGCAGGACGTCGACTGGGCACTGTTCGGCAAGCTCCTGCCGATCCTGCCGACGGATCTCGCGACGCCCGTCGGCAACCCGGTCGGGCGCCCGGAGTCGGTCGCGGGCGTCGTGGCGATGCTGGCGTCCGACGACGGCGAGTTCATCACCGGCACGGAGATCCGCATCGACGGCGGCACCCACGCCTAA
- a CDS encoding VOC family protein: MLRGMATLNFSADDLQAAQAWYTDILGTEPYFARPGYIEFRLGDREAELGIIDRNYLPPAPEGPAGAVLYWHVDDLTGALDRLLALGAKEHDGIRERGHGFVTASVVDPFGNVLGIMSNPHYLEMLATG; the protein is encoded by the coding sequence ATGCTGCGAGGAATGGCCACCCTGAACTTCTCCGCCGACGACCTGCAGGCCGCCCAGGCCTGGTACACCGACATCCTCGGCACCGAGCCCTACTTCGCCCGCCCCGGCTACATCGAGTTCCGCCTCGGCGACCGCGAAGCCGAGCTCGGCATCATCGACCGCAACTACCTGCCCCCGGCCCCCGAGGGCCCCGCCGGCGCCGTCCTGTACTGGCACGTCGACGACCTCACCGGCGCCCTCGATCGCCTCCTGGCCCTCGGTGCCAAGGAACACGACGGCATCCGCGAGCGCGGCCACGGCTTCGTCACCGCCTCGGTCGTCGACCCGTTCGGCAACGTCCTCGGCATCATGTCCAACCCGCACTACCTCGAAATGCTCGCCACCGGCTGA
- a CDS encoding SWIM zinc finger family protein has protein sequence MTDRVQGFPAFPAREGRGPFARTWWGRAWLRAMEDTALDLRQLRRGRRYAVAGLVGPITVSPGRIAATVDDTDGGPFRTSVHLAELSTADWDRLLGRAADRAGNLAALLDRHLPPELADDVPLLPGIGDLDPECDCPGFELPCRHAAALSFQVSWLLDADPFVLLLARGRTEREVLDELGHRTTRPSEGILAADAYARVVPPVPDLADFTPVPR, from the coding sequence ATGACCGACCGGGTCCAGGGGTTCCCGGCGTTCCCCGCGCGCGAAGGCCGCGGTCCGTTCGCGCGCACGTGGTGGGGCCGCGCGTGGCTGCGGGCGATGGAGGACACCGCCCTGGATCTGCGGCAGCTGCGGCGCGGCCGCCGGTACGCGGTCGCGGGCCTGGTCGGGCCGATCACCGTGAGCCCCGGCCGGATCGCCGCGACGGTGGACGACACCGACGGCGGCCCGTTCCGCACGAGCGTGCACCTGGCGGAACTGTCCACAGCAGACTGGGACCGGCTGCTCGGCCGAGCCGCCGACCGGGCCGGGAACCTCGCCGCGCTGCTCGACCGGCACCTGCCGCCCGAGCTGGCCGACGACGTGCCGCTGCTGCCGGGCATCGGCGATCTCGACCCGGAGTGCGACTGCCCCGGCTTCGAGCTGCCGTGCCGGCACGCGGCCGCGCTGTCGTTCCAGGTGTCGTGGCTGCTCGACGCCGACCCGTTCGTGCTGCTGCTCGCCCGCGGCCGCACCGAACGCGAGGTCCTCGACGAGCTCGGCCATCGCACCACCCGCCCCTCCGAGGGCATCCTGGCCGCCGACGCATACGCGCGGGTGGTGCCGCCCGTGCCGGATCTGGCCGACTTCACTCCCGTGCCGCGTTAG
- a CDS encoding class I SAM-dependent methyltransferase, whose product MTASETDFVSATRTAYDIVAVSYADLLKDDLAASPWDRAMLDTFAELVGVGARVGDLGCGPGRITGYLAGRGLAAFGIDLSPGMVEVAREAHPGLEFEVGSMAALPLADASLAGALAWYSLIHTPPEKLPVLVAELARVVEPGGRLLTAFQVGAERRHLTHSYGHDISLYAYRLDPDFIAGLLTDAGFTVEARLVREMGPREKTPQAYLLARKES is encoded by the coding sequence ATGACCGCCTCCGAAACCGACTTCGTGTCCGCCACCCGCACCGCCTACGACATCGTCGCGGTGTCCTACGCCGACCTGTTGAAGGACGATCTCGCCGCGAGCCCGTGGGACCGCGCGATGCTCGACACCTTCGCCGAGCTCGTCGGCGTCGGCGCGCGCGTCGGGGATCTGGGGTGCGGTCCGGGCCGGATCACGGGGTACCTGGCGGGGCGGGGGCTGGCTGCGTTCGGGATCGACCTGTCCCCCGGCATGGTCGAGGTCGCGCGCGAGGCGCATCCGGGGCTGGAGTTCGAGGTCGGGTCGATGGCCGCGCTGCCGCTGGCCGACGCGTCGCTGGCGGGTGCGCTCGCGTGGTACTCGCTGATTCACACGCCGCCCGAAAAGCTGCCGGTGCTGGTCGCGGAGCTGGCCCGCGTGGTCGAGCCGGGCGGGCGGCTGCTGACCGCGTTCCAGGTCGGCGCCGAGCGCCGGCACCTCACCCACAGCTACGGTCACGACATCTCCCTCTACGCCTACCGGCTCGACCCGGACTTCATCGCCGGGCTGCTCACCGACGCTGGTTTCACGGTGGAGGCGCGGCTGGTCCGCGAGATGGGGCCGCGGGAGAAGACGCCGCAGGCTTATCTGCTGGCGCGCAAGGAAAGCTGA
- a CDS encoding tyrosine-type recombinase/integrase — protein sequence MLYKIQMLVSEAQQAFFAARRPRKDSPHTTAAYRRDLAGITTLLLQELGCAPEELDVGHLTAPALRTAFGAFADGHAKSSVLRAWSTWNQFLTFCVSDGLLAGNPMGAVARPKTPPLVPKPLRGEETPERLLAAAADGARRARDPWPERDVLVLALGLVAGLRAAEMRALTPRSVVGRDGELRLHVSGKGSRDRSIPVQPVLAKLIEDYGKSCRRRFPQLRFPAAEPLLRDRAGEPIGRGALEYLVKSCYRWAGLHDRVPVGANLHALRHTFATRLAEDGATASEIMTLLGHASLATSQNYIEATGREQRAAAASNRTYRALDGLGAGEAG from the coding sequence GTGCTGTACAAGATCCAGATGCTGGTTTCCGAGGCACAGCAAGCGTTCTTCGCGGCACGGCGGCCGCGCAAGGACTCGCCGCACACCACTGCCGCCTATCGTCGTGACCTGGCCGGGATCACCACTCTCCTGCTCCAGGAGCTCGGGTGCGCGCCCGAGGAGCTGGACGTCGGACATCTGACAGCGCCCGCGCTGCGGACGGCGTTCGGCGCGTTCGCCGACGGGCACGCGAAGAGCTCGGTGCTGCGGGCGTGGTCGACGTGGAACCAGTTCCTCACCTTCTGCGTATCCGACGGGCTGCTGGCGGGCAACCCGATGGGCGCGGTCGCCCGGCCCAAGACTCCCCCGCTGGTGCCGAAACCGTTGCGGGGTGAGGAAACTCCGGAGCGGTTGCTCGCGGCGGCGGCCGACGGTGCGCGGCGCGCGCGGGATCCGTGGCCGGAGCGCGACGTGCTGGTGCTGGCGCTCGGGCTGGTGGCGGGGTTGCGGGCGGCGGAGATGCGGGCGCTGACGCCGCGTTCGGTGGTGGGCCGTGACGGTGAGCTGCGGTTGCACGTGTCGGGCAAGGGCAGCCGGGACCGGTCGATCCCGGTGCAGCCGGTGCTGGCGAAGCTGATCGAGGACTACGGGAAGTCGTGCCGGCGGCGGTTTCCGCAGCTGCGATTCCCGGCGGCGGAGCCGTTGCTGCGCGATCGGGCGGGTGAGCCGATCGGGCGTGGGGCGCTGGAGTATCTGGTGAAGTCGTGTTACCGGTGGGCGGGGTTGCACGACCGGGTACCGGTGGGGGCGAACCTGCACGCGTTGCGGCATACGTTCGCGACACGCTTGGCGGAGGACGGGGCCACGGCGTCGGAGATCATGACGTTGCTGGGGCACGCGAGCCTGGCCACGAGCCAGAACTACATCGAGGCGACGGGGCGGGAGCAGCGGGCCGCGGCGGCGAGCAACCGGACGTACCGCGCGCTGGACGGGCTGGGCGCGGGCGAGGCGGGCTGA
- a CDS encoding NAD(P)-binding domain-containing protein, whose product MPAYGFVGAGEITAAIVEGLSGEGLSGDAPAVFLSPRGRQVGQELATRFPNVAVCASNQDVLDAASAIVLAVRPAAAREVVAELEFRPDHVVLSAVAGVPLATLREWTAPAARVVRTIPLPQAARRQSRTALFPDHPVARDLFEPLGGVSVPPDEPTLDAFSTATATFAAHLDYLATIAGWLAGHGVEPGVADAYVTHLFAQLGQSLGTASLTELTAKHTTPGGINEQLMTALRHDDVPGSVRHALDAVLARLRE is encoded by the coding sequence ATGCCGGCGTACGGGTTTGTGGGAGCCGGGGAGATCACGGCAGCGATCGTCGAAGGACTCAGCGGTGAAGGGCTCAGCGGTGACGCGCCTGCGGTGTTCCTGTCGCCGCGCGGCCGGCAGGTCGGGCAGGAGCTGGCGACGCGGTTCCCGAACGTGGCTGTCTGCGCGAGCAACCAGGACGTGCTCGACGCGGCTTCGGCGATCGTCCTCGCGGTCCGGCCCGCCGCGGCCCGGGAAGTGGTGGCAGAGCTGGAGTTCCGGCCGGACCACGTGGTGCTCAGCGCCGTGGCGGGCGTGCCGCTGGCGACGCTGCGGGAGTGGACCGCACCGGCCGCGCGCGTCGTGCGGACCATTCCACTGCCACAGGCAGCCCGCCGGCAGAGCCGCACCGCGCTGTTCCCGGACCACCCCGTCGCCCGGGACCTGTTCGAGCCGCTCGGCGGGGTGAGCGTCCCGCCCGACGAGCCGACGCTCGACGCCTTCAGCACCGCGACCGCCACCTTCGCCGCGCACCTGGACTACCTGGCCACCATCGCGGGCTGGCTCGCCGGCCACGGCGTCGAACCCGGCGTCGCCGACGCCTACGTGACGCACTTGTTCGCACAACTGGGCCAGTCGCTGGGCACCGCGTCACTCACCGAGCTGACCGCGAAACACACCACACCGGGCGGGATCAACGAGCAGCTGATGACCGCGTTGCGCCACGACGACGTGCCCGGCTCGGTGCGCCACGCCCTCGACGCGGTCCTGGCCCGGCTGCGCGAATGA